The window GTCTTATTCTGATGTCTTTCTGTCGTCTTCTTCTGATGTTTTTTTGTCGTCTTCTTTTGATGTCTTTTTGTCATCTTTTTCTGATGTCTTTCTGTCGTCcttttttgatgtttttatGTTGTCTTCTTCTAACCAACTAATATTGACGACATAAAGTTTAAGGAATTCCTTTAAACCAATAAGTTCTTCTTTAAGATCTAAATTGTCATATTCAGGATTtgctgaaaataataatgtaggTTTCGGCTTCAACTTTTCATTAAGAGTTTTCTTTGTTGTGCTATTAAAAACACGTTTATGCATAAATCCCCATGGTTTAATAGAGCTAACGCCTAAAAACAATTAATGTGTTATATGATGAGTAAATGTCTTCTGCAATAATGTATTAGTATATAATTACCAAATAGAAGGGCGTAAAATGTGAATAGTGCTCCAAAAATAGACAAAACATTAGAAATAACGGACAATgcctaaataataaaatagtaaatattactgtattaataaaagtgattTGCTTGGTCAGATAATTACATatgttgttttttaattaataaatttacttacatTCTTATTCCGTTGCTCAGTTTGTTCTTCAAGTAAGAAGCTATTCGGGTCGAGCATGAAACCTGCCGCAGCATCCGCGTACCATGAGTCGTTTCTCGTGGTTAAATCTAagaaaacatattaattatcaaCGACACATCTTATCAATAATAgactttttttacttaatttatttaaacttacaAACAAATGCTGTAATATATGTTAGCGTTTCGCGTTCTGGAGGAAATCCTTGATGGATTCTACAATCGTTCTGGTGATTTTCCTTGTCATTCGGACATGGTAAatctgaaaaatatatatataattttcattataattaaataactttataaaaatcaatagaCCATTATCCATATTACTTACATAATTTCTCCCCAGAAAATATCTATTTGTCCGGTAGACTGACGCAGAAAGAGGCGATGAATCGGAATAATACTTGTTATTAACTAGTGCTTCGTACATATCTTGAGCTAATGTTTGATTTGTCGAGTCAAAAACGTTGATTGTGAACGCAGGAATGTCACCATCTATATAAACGTCGTTAGAGacgttaaatttaaaaagtattctTTTTAGCCGATATGACGTTTGGTTCTTGGGAAACGCCAAATTATTTATCGGCGAAAATTTTCCGGTCCATTGACCGTTTTCTTCATTAAATGTGGGTTGAGTTAAGTACTTCGAACAGTTGCTACTAtctattaaatgattaatgaataaaatgaatatacaGTAAAGGGTAGCATGTATATGATAATATATGATCTTACCATAATAATCAAACAGCTGGAAATGGCACATAActgaaaaattattcttaagCTGAAACCCCACTAACGGGGCAGGAAATTCAGTCATTTCAGAGTATCCATCTGTAACGGTTGGCAAGTCATTATGTACACCAATTGAGAGAATGATTAAATCAGTCAGTAAGATAGTGCCGAATATTGCGATAATAATCGCTCTACAGAAGTTGAGTGGTGTTAtcttgaacatttttttttttaatttaattgagtattttttttgatattatacaataattaaattgatgcAATTCTTACATGGGATAGAActcgttttatttatttctatttcatTGTCGTTTACTTATTTGTATGCTTCTTTATTGctttcaaaatattctgaattcaaaattcaaataaccaatagattaaaaaattgagaaatctgggaaagttaaaaaattctattggATCGATAATTCGTGTACTGTACGACGGTCATCTAGTGTATCATTAACCCCTAACCTTATTTAGTACTAGCTGAAATACAAGAAACGGATGGAATCATATAACATCATGCCGTATTTTTTAGGTTGCACATTATACTAAGTTTAAATGAAATTCCAAAAGTGTTAACTTAACAAAGGTAatacttaatttttctttaaatagatGAGAGAACTTCTCACATGTACAAGGCAAGAATTTGTAATTCCATCTGTACCATGTAGTGCAAGCTGGCGCTGGAGTTCACTGGAAGATTGGAAGCACTTTGGAACTTTCCATCTTCCAATTCCAACGCCTATTCCAGCTCCAATAGATTTTTATCGAAAAGTTTAGAAGCACCTTAATCACGTGAAATATTTTATCcaataatatttgattatacGAAAAacaaagattttattattgcgGTTTTCGAATTAGTGTGATcggcaaatttttttaataaataacaagtTAACATTAAACATGGCAGGGAGCTATAGTCATAGTATAATTAGAACTGTAATAAttctgactttttttttaattaagttgGTTTATACTACCATACAGtatcataattatgataaatagtttttaagatttaaagagaatttctaaattttaactGGTGGAAAAATTACTGGTAGATCATGTGATtgtgtattaaatattcatgtgatttattatgatgatgcaATTTCATTTGGCTCGCTTCGCTCGCCGGGCTTTTCTAGCCAAACCATAACTTTcactttatttgcaaaatttttgattatatttaacatatctataaaaaaaaaatgagaaattacTCTTAACTAgctattaacataattttttttctcatttggtAAGGATGATCATTTTCGGTTTATTTTgcttgttaatcatttttggCTTAGTTATTTCActtgttaatcattttaaggttaattatcttgattgttgtttattttttggtttaaaaataaaaaaatatatatatcagaataTGTGATTGactttaaataacaatacagaaagattgtttattacttgataaagcatttatttaatatttactatcatcatttttggaattacggctctggaaaaaaatttttcatgattatattgtaataaaacaaTTCTACTATCCGATTGCTGATCATTTTTAGTTCTGGAAAATTATGATAActgaatatcataataataagacaatgataatgaaattttaccatttagttgttgtttattgttttgtttcaaaataaaaattacttgatataacatttatttaattttatcatccaattgttgagaaaaaaaaaattttatgataacattataataaaacaacaattttattatctgattgttaatcatttttagaattactaccctgaaaaaattttcatgatagCATAAAGTTGCCTGCCAAAACTCTACAGGCTATTGTCGAAATGTCGAAACTAAAACCAGTAGAAATGCCGAAATGCCAAAATAGTTTCAacatgtcaaaattgtcgaaacctaaaaatattacgtttcacgtaataactcggcatccaatgatcgtagaaagatgcaccatagctcgttgttatcgtctcataacgacgagtcgaatggtggttagatcgtctttatacgatcactggatgccgagatattgagcgaaacgtcaaaaatcagcattttgtattttgcgatactgcgccatttgacgtttcacttaataactcggcatccaatgatcgtagaaagatgcaccatagctcgttggaatcgtctcataacgacgagtcgaatggtggttaaatcatctttctacgatcattggacgCCGAGATAATAGACGAAACGTCAAACGGCGCAGTagcgcaaaatacaaaatgccgatttttgacgtttcgcttaataactcggcatccaatgatcgtagaaagatgcaccatagctcgttggaatcgtctcataacgacgagtcgaatggtggttagatcgtctttctacgatcactggatgccgagatattgagcgaaacgtcaaaaatcggcattttgtattttgcgctACTGCGCCGTTTGACGTTTCGTCTATTATCTtggcatccaatgatcgtagaaagatgatttaaccaccattcgactcgtcgttatgagacgattccaacgagctatggtgcatctttctacgatcattggatgccgagttattaagtgaaacgtcaaatggcgcagtatcgcaaaatacaaaatgccgatttttgacatttcgcttaatatctcggcatccagtgatcgtagaaagacgatttaaccaccattcgactcgtcgttatgagacgattccaacgagctatggtgcatctttctacgatcattggacgccgagttattacgtgaaatgtaatatttttaggtttcgacaattttgacatgtcaaaatagttttgacaattttgacatgCCGAAACTCCCTAATTTCGGCAGGCAACTTTAATTATAACGATAATGTAATGACGacgataatgaaaatttaccatttgattattgtttatttttttgttcaaaataaaaaaaaaatgtatctatatttaaataagtaataatacaaacaaattgtttatttacataatattaaaatttgtcatccggttgttgatcatttttggctaacaaaaaaattattcagttttcacatgatttgctaaaaattttatcccatAATTATTAAGCAAGAAAGATCATTCTATATAAGTGCAATATCACCCTATGGGTGGGCGGGTGGCGCGTCACGTTATTGTTATGACTTGAAATGATTGACATGTCATGATAGGTTAACGTTAACTTAACGTTAACATAAGATTAGTTTTTGAGTGATTTCCATTTTAAGATGCTGATCCCCCATCTTTGGTATTGATTtgctgattatataaatacatttcaaATCAAGCTTTTCTATTTTAGTACGATCGGCAACCAACAAATCTTTTAGTGTTTTAAATATCAGCTGCggaattattacaaaaagtgATCATGTGGACATATAAACTATAAGATCTACACAATGCTAAGTATCAttgttcaaaatattttttgccgTTTTTTTCGTATTTTCGCTAGCAATATATAACTTGGTAGTTTCGATTCCTATGATTTCTATAATCGATTTCTATAATCGATTTCAATTTCATTTCAtgtaattcttattattacattaGTGGTTACCATATTAAAAAGTGACCAGAACAAAAATAATTGACCATTAATTATTTGGAATAactttttgaatataatttgtatGGGGGTTTCGGTTATATTCGGTTATTTTCggttttttgttataattgatTAACAAATCATCTGATCACGCTAATTCGAAAACCCATTTAAAGATGAACTCTGAGCTCCCATCTTGCTCTTTTATCTATTGCTGGATGTGTATATTCACTTAAAAGATCACCTTCCAAATTACTATTTGAATTTTCTCTCGATGCCTCTTCCTCCTCCATTCGTGCTACTACTTCTTCTATTAAAGTCTCATCCCATTCATTCAATTCTTACTCACAATACTCCGAATTAACAATATTAGTAttatcttcaatattttcaatatcttcaGGAATTTCAGAATATTCACTTCAGGATCTTCAACTTCAATTCCTTTTCtcttaatgaaaaattaataaatgcacGAAGTTGACTCATTCCCAACactttattattctattaaaaaccatttaataaataaattcaataaaaatctCATTTATTAAGTTGATTATTAATcccatttattaaaaagataaaaaaattacttccagtcgttaaagataaaaaaattcccgATCATTAAATCCTGATCATTGCGATTGATACCattcattaatttaacaataaaaatttcattcctTGATTTCAatcgttaaaaataaaaaattccatttgTTCGTCAAATTCCGTTTATTAAGTAAGAataaaggttaaaaataataaaaataaaaaatttgttagttaaaataataaaaatacggttaaaaaataattaaaaataaaatattaacttaCCATTAATCGATTATGACGAACTGTATGTAAAAAACCCATAGATGACCACATTCTCTCAACTGAAGCTGCATTCACAcatattccaaaaatttttaaagcaactGCATCCAGTTCGCTATAAGTACCTTCTATAAAAGATCAAAATTTAAAGACTTCATCTCCGAATTGTTCAAAAGTTTCATCATTAAATGGTTCAACTTTTCTACAAAAATCTTCGAACTCCAACAACAATCGCTTTGGTCTTAATAATACGTTTAATACCATCCCAAAGAagtatatgaaaaattattaagatcagaattaaaatattctagaCATTTTGGATGAAGCATAAAAGAGAGTGTAATAACAGTTGCACCCATTGATCCCATCTCTTTTCTAGTCGATCGATCTCAGACAAAGTTTATCGGTGTTTGATGAACCAACTTGTGGACGTCATGACAAATTGCTAAATtctatgaaaataaaaaaattaattatattaagtaattatataaaaataaaaagagtataCTTACTAGTAAAGCTTGTTTAGAtcaacttaataataaaataactattgTTTGCATTTTTAAAGTAAGCCGCAACTATAATATCATTACTGGAGGTAATTTTTAAAGCCgaagattctttaaaaatggCACTAATTGCTAACTGACATTGTGCGTAAAGCAAGGAAGAAATACAATTTCTGGAAATTCTAATCGAAGACGCTGCCTATTACAgtataattaaatgttaaatataattaaaattaaaatttaataatgtattgtTTATTActagattaaaatatttaactacTTACTTAGTACCAAGCTGCTGCATAAGCTGATGCACTATCAGATACTATTTGCATTAAGTTTAATATTTCAGTTAACCTACTGATTTCTTGAATCTTTTTGGCATAACTTCAATTAACCGTTCACGTTCATTGCTTATATCTGAAGCATCCCATATCAAAATTCGCTAGAAGAAGTTATAAACAATGATCCAAAAATATGTtgatttaaaacatttttccATCCATCAAACGCTAATATCACCAATTTGATCattgattaatttttcatctctaaaagtatttaaatctTTAGTTTATCTGTTTAATATGCGGTTAGATAAagcttttcttttttggtaaAACAAGAAATGGgcttaaatattcaaaaaattctaaagTTGCTGGATGATTAGCCCATTAAAATGGAAAGCCATTTGCTACTGACATTCTTAATAGAAGATGTTCAAATTttggtatttcttttttactcaGTTTACGAATAAGATCGCCttcaattgaatttttttttttttgagtgaTGGTTACGCgtagataattttgatattgaaGAATATGATTTGACCGAAGCTTCTTCtgttaactttaaataaaactttctaCATATATCTTAgatatttcaaaatcttttttatgattattctcaccaaaattattattattttgacatttttgacTTTCCTTATTTTCTAGCTTTTCAACACATGCAATACATGCTGCAATTGCTGCatgaattttgtttttatatatttagtaaGGTGATGAGTTAGTCTagatcttttcattttttttaaagacgCAAAAGTGTAAATCAGTTATCAAACATCTAACCgtttaactataaatattttaatcacaTATACGATTGCCAATTTTGGTAATAAACCGATTGGAAGCTTCCATTGGAAGATCCAATAACTACAGTATGTCCAATTCACCCCATTCGGGTGATCATCAAAGGTTATAACCTTACGATTTATGTCACAAATGCATAGGTTATAACCTTATATGGGCGGCCCATGGGCCATAATTTAATGTCACGTGACCcgatttttaattctggcctgACATGCGCAATTTTGGCATGTTAATTTTGGAACACGTTACATGCGCTAATTACTGTACATATTACCCAGATGTAACATGCGGTAATTCAGATGCATGTTATTCATCTGTAACATGCGATAAATTGGGCGCATGTTACCTATCTGTAACATGCAGTGATTCAGACGCATGTTACGGATGGGTAATATGCGTTAATTCTGGCGCATGTTACTCATTCATAACATGCGCTAATTTGGGCGCATGTTACGCTTCTGTAACATGCGTTAATTCTGGCGCATGTTACTCATCCGTAATATGCGTTAATTCTGGCGCATATTACTCATCCGTAACATGCGTTAATTCTGGCGCATGTTACTCATCCGTAACATGCGTTAATTCTGGCACATGTTACTCATCCGTAACATGCGTTAATTTTGCCGCATGTTACGCTTCTGTAACATGCGTTAATTCTGGCGCATGTTACTCATTCATAACATGCGCTAATTTGGGCGCATGTTACGCTTCTGTAATATGCGTTAATTCTGGTGCATGTTACTCATCTGTAACATGCGCTAATTTAGACGCATGTTACGCTTCTGTAACATGCGTTAATTCTGGCGCATGTTACTCATCCATAACATGCGTTAATTCTAGTGCATGTTACGCTTCTGTAACATACGTTAATTCTGGCGCATGTTACTCATCCGTAATATGCGTTAATTCTGGCGCATGTTACTCATCCGTAACATGCGCTAATTTGGTAGACAGCATTGGCGCATGTTCCCTACAGTAACATGCAGTAACTCTAGTTTATATTCCTTACTGTAACATACAGTGATTTTagtacatatttttatatccaaaataccaaatatttaatactgagtattatcaaaatcaatgcatattatattatagaatattGCATATTATgcattagaaatatatataactttattaaagatggctatttttttaaaatcaaaaaaataataaaacaataaaaataacaaaaaaaaaataaacaaaaaaaataaataaacaaaaaaaaaaataaacaaaaaaaaaaataaacaaaaaaaaaaataaacaaaaaaaaaataaacaaaaaaaaaaaataaacaaaaaaaaataaaaataaacaaaaaaaaataaaaataaacaaaaaaacaacaaaaaaaaaaataaacaaaataaaataaaaataacaaaaaacaaatgatTTGCATAATATATcatagtatattttaaaatttataagtaattaattttatgatcaTGTAAATCACTTTACTGatgcaaatataataatcatttgttttttcttattcctatatatttaattttttctttttcattttttatttttttttattttttttttgttaattttattttttttttattaattttattttttttttataattttattttttattttttttgctagttttatttttttttgttaattttatttttttttttgttaattttttattgttttgcTATTTTTTTGCTGAAAATactatttcaaataaatataacaatttaatatgaattttcCACTATAATATGTAGTAATCATGGCACATATTCCAGATgctgtatattatttattaataaaatatgaagtaATTTAGCATATATTccaatgtaaatttataatgtatttacAACAATTCTTGCATATATTCCTGATGTATAATATGCaatattctataatataatgcAGTGATTCTGGTAAtacttagtttaaatatttgatgtttTAAACATAAGAACATGTGTTAGAAATCAGAATCATTGTAGTAAGGAATATGCATCAGAGTTACTACTAGAAAACATGCGCCAGAATTAGTGCATATTACGGATGAGTAATATGTGCCAGAATTAATGTATATTACAGAAGCGTAACATGCACCCAAATTAGCGCATGTTACGAATGAGTAACATGCACCAGAATTAACGCATGTTACAGAAGTATAACATGCAGCAAAATTAATGCATGTTACTCATTCATAACATGCGCCCAAATTAGCGCATATTACGGATGAGTAACATGCACCAGAATTAACGCATATTACGGATGAGTAACATGCGCCTGAATTAACGCATATTACAGAAGCGTAACATGCACCAGAATTAACGCATATTATGGATGAGTAACATGCACCAGAATTAACGCATGTTACAGAAGCGTAACATGCGTCTAAATTAGCGCATGTTACGGATGAATAACATGCACCAGAATTAACGCATATTACAGAAGCGTAACATGCGCCCAAATTAGCGCATGTTACGAATGAGTAACATGCGCCAGAATTAACGCATGTTACAGAAGCGTAACATGCGGCAAAATTAACGCATGTTACGGATGAGTAACATGCGCCAGAATTAACGCATGTTACGGATGAGTAACATGCGCCAGAATTAACGCATATTACGGATGAGTAACATGCACCAGAATTAACGCATGTTACATCTGGATAACATGTACAGTAATTAACGTATGTAATGTGTTCCAAAATTAACATGCCAAAATTGCGCATGTtgggccagaattaaaaatcgGGTCACGTGACATTAAATTATGGCCCATGGGCCGCCCATATAAGGTTATAACCTATGCATTTGTGACATAAATCGTAAGGTTATAACCTTTGATGATCATTTGGGGTGGTCCAATTTCAAAAAGATTTTGATTGGGAAGATCGGcatctttcaataatttcaaaattttccaattctGACAAAATGTTATTGGAAGCTTCCAAGAAGGCAAGAACATCACTGCTGGAGGGTACTGCAAAACTACTGCAAGTTATACACTACTGTAGTCCAACAAAGTAATAATTGCATACATTGTTGATGTATTTATCCAACGCGCAGCACAAACCGAAGAAATCCTCCAGAAACCGATAGTCACGGGAAGAATCTCGAGGTCCCGATGGTCATAATAATTACCGTCAAAAAATGATAGAGTTGAAAATTTAATGGTAAGTTTTGTTTTCTGGGGTAAAAAAAAGACAGTTGATATAAATTTCaacttaatattaattgtgGCGCAGTTACTTCTGTCAAATTTAAGTCTTTTGGTTTCTGGTAACCGAATGTTGGAgttaatttacataaatctttaacttaaagaaatgaaaacgaatataatttttaacacTGAAGTAAGAGGCAAAACTATGTCTTTGTATTGACACAGAAtacacaaaataaaagaaataaaagtgaatatgTGATTTTTTACGAAATATGGAGTTGAAAAGTGATGTGCTAGTGATTTTTACTGACTAGGTTAGAATTTTCTCGTTTTTTGAAATGTGAAAGGTATATTACAACAAATGGCCCAACTAAATCGACATGAAGAAAGAAATATAGTTTAACACGCATGGCGATAACGATTGATCATTTATATTCGCTTGAGTTATTGATTAATCACTACATGTGATCAATTAAACGTTGAATACGTGAtcgaatattattataaagtttctttaatttctatcattttttttttattatttgaatgaaaattattatttcatatttaatttataagatttaaattcaatacaataaaaa of the Rhizophagus irregularis chromosome 3, complete sequence genome contains:
- a CDS encoding uncharacterized protein (SECRETED:cutsite_CTC-YP; SECRETED:prob_0.3687); SECRETED:SignalP(1-20); amino-acid sequence: MRNFGMLILEHITYVNYCTCYPDVTCVNSGACYSSVICVNSGACYSSVTCVNSGACYSSVTCVNFAACYASVTCVNSGACYSFVTCANLGACYASVICVNSGACYSSVTCANLDACYASVTCVNSGACYSSIICVNSGACYASVICVNSGACYSSVICVNSGACYSSVICANLGACYE